TTTGACACAACCGTAGCCAATAACATCAGGCTCGGTCGACCCGATGCGTCCGATGAAGAAGTGCGTGCTGTGACAGCTCAAGTCGGTCTAGATCAGCTGATTGAATCCCTTCCGGACGGTTATCAAACACGGATGCAGGAAACCGGTCTGCGCTTCTCTGGCGGAGAAAGGCAGCGCATAGCTCTTGCCCGGATTTTGCTGCAAAACAAGCCGATTGTTCTCCTTGATGAACCGACGGTAGGATTGGATCCATTGACTGAACGCGATCTGATGACAACGATCTTCCGTGTCTTGCAAGGGAAGACATTGATTTGGGTGACTCACCATTTGAGCGGTGTAGAGCAAATGGACGAGGTCATTTTTATGGAGCAGGGAGTCATCTCGATGAGAGGGATACATGAGCAGTTGTATCAGGACAACCCAAGGTATCACAACCTGTATACATTGGACTGTCCGTTGGCGTCAGTGTTGGAAAATTAAGAAGCGGTAGAGAGGCTGTTCCGGAGAGGGACAGCCTTTTTCGCTTAAGATAGGGCCTCGCTGGTTACACCCCGGTAGTAATGAGTGTGTCCGTCATCATAAGTGGTTTGACCTGAAAACTCATGGTAATGACTTCCGTCCGGCAGTGGAATAGGCGGCCCCGTCCATCCCCTGTAGTGATGCACATGTCCATCATTAAACGTAGTCGTACCTTCGTAGTAATGGACGTGCCGATCTCTCATTCCTTCTGGGGGGGACGTTCTGCCACGTATTCGGTGACGATGACGATCCGAAATGCTTGTCAGTGTGTCATAGCCATGAAAATGCCCCGGCCGATCGGCAAATCGAATAAAGCGTAATGAGTGAGAGTGCTGAGAGCTCATCAAGAAACGCCCCTTTGCATGCATTTATCACTAATAAATGCGTTTATCAGGCGTTTCGAAACGGACATTCGTCTAGATGTAAATTACCTGACAAAGCAAAACGCCAGCAATATGAAGGCGCGATAATCAGGATGTACAAAAGCTACACAAATAGTTGGGCATAAGTAGCTACAATGTTATCAATAATTGTGGCATCCTTGGTATGCGTATTAAAAACCCAAATATCCCACTGATGCTAGAAACGATAACCTTATCGGTAATGGAAACAGACTTTTTGCCAGTGACTGTGGTGT
This genomic stretch from Brevibacillus sp. DP1.3A harbors:
- a CDS encoding YmaF family protein, translating into MSSQHSHSLRFIRFADRPGHFHGYDTLTSISDRHRHRIRGRTSPPEGMRDRHVHYYEGTTTFNDGHVHHYRGWTGPPIPLPDGSHYHEFSGQTTYDDGHTHYYRGVTSEALS